The Dehalococcoidia bacterium sequence CCGCGACGCTGTAGCCGCGCCCCTCGGCGATGTTCGTGGCGGTCGCGTGGTAGTACTGCGGGTCGGACAGCGGCGGGATCACCGTGTCCGTCTCGAGGAGCCAGAGCCCCCGCAGCACCAGCGCAACGACGAAGATCGCGGCAATCGCGAGCACGCTTAGCGGCGGCATGGGGACTCGCCGGCGAGCCGCGAGTACACTGGCAACGTCATCGCTCGTGAGCGCACGCACGAGCGTGATGATAGCCGAGCAGGATGCTACGAGGGCGAGGAGCACCCATGGATGCGACAGCGGAAGCCAACGTCCAGACCGTCATGAGCCTGTATGCGGCGTTTGAAAAGGGCGACGTCGAAGGCATGCTCGTCGCGCTCGATCCCGCGATCGACTGGGAGTTCTACGGCCCAAACACCATCCCTCTCGCCGGCCGCTACCACGGCCACGACGAGGTGCTGCGCTTTATCGGGATGATCGGAGATTCGTTGGACATCCAGAACTTCAGCCCCGACGTCGCGGTCGTCGCCTCGGGCGATGGCGTGGCAGTCACGGGTAAGGAAAGCGGCCTCGCCCGTCCAACGGGCCGTCCATTCGAATCGCACTTCGTGCACATGTTTACGCTCCGCGGCGGCAAGATCGTCGCGGCGCGGGAGTACTACGACACGGCCGCCCTTGTCACGGCGTTCACAGGAGCGGGCGACTGATAGCCGAGTCGCCGCAAACGCAGCACGCGCCGCAATCGACGCTCGAACCGTCGCGCGAGGCCCCGGCATCGCGTCGCGACGTCCTGATCCTCGCGGCCATCGTCGCAGTGGCGGTGGCCGTACGCACGGCGTGGATCGCGTACGTCAACGTGCACCCCTTCGACGGCCGCGCCGACGACACGGTCTTCTACTACGCCTCGGCGCGCGCGCTCGCCGACGCGTTTGAGTATCGCGACCAGTTCGGCAGATTCTCGGCGCACTGGCCGCCCGGCTACGCGCTGACGCTGGCGGCGGCGTTCTTCACGGCAGGTCCGCACCTCGCCGTGGCGAAGGCGCTCAACGTCGCGATCGGGGCCGCGACGTGCGTCCTCGTGTACGCGATCGGCGCGCGCGCGTTCGGACGTGCGGCGGGCCTCCTCGCGGCACTGATCCTCGCGCTGCTGCCCGGCCACGCGTTCTGGTCGACGCTGGTCATGACGGAGACGCTCTTCACGTTCGTCTTCCTACTGTGCCTGTACCTGCTGCTAACATGGACGCTCGATAACCACGACGCGCGCGCATGGCAGCTCGCGACGCTGGGCTTGCTGCTCGGCTACGCGACGTTGATCCGCGCCGAAGCCGTCCTGCTGGCACCGCTGTTCGTGCTGTTGTGGCTCGCCGTGCTGCCCCGCTGGCGCACGCCGCTGCGATACGGCGCGATCGTGTGCGCGGCGTTCGCCGTCGTGCTCGGCGCGTGGACCGTCCGGAATGCCGTCCGATTCGACGACTTCGTGCTGCTGCGGACCGGCGCGCCCGGCGCCGTCTCAAACGCGCTCGATCCGAACTATCTCGACCGACCGGCGCGCTTCACCGCGCCCGCGCCGCCGCTTGAAGACACGCTCGGAAACATCGCACGCCACCCATGGGAGATCGCGCCGCTCGAGCTGAATAAGCTGCGTCACCTCTATCGCAACGACCACGAGGCGGTCGACTGGGCCATGCACGAGCGGCCCCCCATGAGCGAGGCGGAGGCAACGAGGTGGCGACGTGTCGCCGACGTCCCATACGCGGTGCTGATGCTCGCGGCGCTGCTGGCCGCACCGTTATGGCTCCGCGTGCGCGAACGGCCGCGGTTGGTGCTAGCGTTCGGCCTCCTCGCCTGGACGGCGATCGAGATCACGTTCTGGCCGGAGCCGCGCTACCACACGCCGGTGCTACCGCTGCTGAGCGTGTGCGCCGCGGCCGGCGTGGCGTGGTTGGCCGGCACCGTCATCAATCGCACTCGGCGTATCGAACTAAGCCCGGACGACCCCTAACGTCACCTCTCGCCCGTCGACGTTCGCCGTCTCTGCGTGGGCAGCGGCCGGAGGCGGCGCTTGTTCGAGCGCGACCGAGAGCGTCTCCTGGCGCACGTAGTCGCCGAAGCGCTCCATGACGTCGCGTAGGTTGCCGTCGCCGGCGTAGTAGGTGCGGATGCGGTCGGCGATTTCGAAGCCGGCGTCTTTGCGCAGGTTCTGGATGCGGTGCACGATCTCGCGCGCGAGCCCCTCCTGCTCCAGTTCCGGCGTCATCTCCGTCGAGACGATGACCACGACGCCGTCGTCGGACGCGGACGCGAAGCCCTCCTTCTCGCGACCGTTGACGAGCAGCTCGTCCGGCTCCAGCGTCTTGCCGGCGATGTCGACCGTGCGGCCGTCCTGCACGGCGCGGGCGACGTCCGCGAGATCAGCGGCGGGCATCGACTGCAGCGCCTTCGCGATGTCCTGCACCTCGCGACCGTACTTCTGCCCCAGCGCCTTGAGGTTGGGCTTTACCTCGAAGCGCAGGAAGTCCGTCTCGTCGCGAATGATCCGGAGATCCTTGACGTTCAGTTCGTCGAGCAGTTGCGGCGCCAAGTGTTCGAGTGCGTGCTCCTCCATCATCGTCGGCAGCTTCACGAAGAGCTCCGCGACCGGCTGCCGCACCTTGAGTTGCGCCTTCGCGCGGGCGGCGCGGCCGAGCGAGGCGACGCGCATCACAAGCTTCGTC is a genomic window containing:
- a CDS encoding nuclear transport factor 2 family protein — its product is MDATAEANVQTVMSLYAAFEKGDVEGMLVALDPAIDWEFYGPNTIPLAGRYHGHDEVLRFIGMIGDSLDIQNFSPDVAVVASGDGVAVTGKESGLARPTGRPFESHFVHMFTLRGGKIVAAREYYDTAALVTAFTGAGD
- a CDS encoding glycosyltransferase family 39 protein, with protein sequence MAVRTAWIAYVNVHPFDGRADDTVFYYASARALADAFEYRDQFGRFSAHWPPGYALTLAAAFFTAGPHLAVAKALNVAIGAATCVLVYAIGARAFGRAAGLLAALILALLPGHAFWSTLVMTETLFTFVFLLCLYLLLTWTLDNHDARAWQLATLGLLLGYATLIRAEAVLLAPLFVLLWLAVLPRWRTPLRYGAIVCAAFAVVLGAWTVRNAVRFDDFVLLRTGAPGAVSNALDPNYLDRPARFTAPAPPLEDTLGNIARHPWEIAPLELNKLRHLYRNDHEAVDWAMHERPPMSEAEATRWRRVADVPYAVLMLAALLAAPLWLRVRERPRLVLAFGLLAWTAIEITFWPEPRYHTPVLPLLSVCAAAGVAWLAGTVINRTRRIELSPDDP